The following nucleotide sequence is from Dehalococcoidia bacterium.
GACGGGCACTGTCACCGGAATGCCCTCCACAAACTTGATGAAGTTGGGATAGCAGGAATAGCGGGGATCGGAGAGGATCACCTCATCTCCCGGATTCAGCAGCGCCGAAAACAGGAGAAACATCGCCGGTGAAGTCCCCGACGTCACCACAATCTGATCGGGAGACACCGTAACCTGATAGGTCTGGTGATAATGTCTGGCAATCGCTTCTCTCAGTTCGATTGTTCCCAGGCTGTGCGTATAATGGGTGTGTCCTGCTTGAAGGGCTTCCACAGCGGCATCCTTGATGCACTGGGGGGTATCGAAATCCGGTTCGCCTACCTCCAGGTGGATGACGTCGATTCCCTCTCGTTCCATGGCATGGGCTTTTTCCAGGACTTCCATGACGATGAAGGGGGTGATCTCCTCTGTGCGTCTAGCAATCCTCATGGTGTTTCCTTATCCATATCCATCGGTTAATCGAAGTTTACACCGGCCAGTGGTTCCAATCAAGCTTGTGGAATAAACCAAGTCTGTGGAGTTTAGGTTGATGGAGGGTCATCTGCCCCCAGGTCCTGGGAAGAGTTGCCCTCACCCCCTCGATCCCCTCTTCCAAAATGGGAGAGGGGAAAAACAAACTTAGCAGGCTGCTGAAAAAGAGGTGAAGGATTCCTCCTTCCGGGGGCCTGGGGGTGTCCCGCAGGGGCCATGTTGCAACGTGCCCTTACAGCTCCCCCAACGAGTGGGGGTTAGGGGGGTGAGTCAGACTATTTCAGTACCCTATTAGGGGACATCCCATTCGGCAATCTCAGGGCAGGCCCTAAAACCCCGGCAGAGGGAAGGCCCTCTGCACACCCTATATCCCTTTCAATCGGATTTGAGGGCAAACTCGCCGATCATGGCAATGGAATTGACGATGAAGTGCATCGAAATCGGTATCCAGATGGACCTTCCGCGGTGATAGAGATAGGCAAACAGAAAGCCCAGCAGGAACAAGGGTGGTAGGGCATAGGGTTCCAGATGCATGGCGGCGAAGATCGCCGAGCTGAAGAGAGCCGCCTTCAGCCAGCCGTAGCGCTGGCGAAGCCCGGCAAAGAGAAATCCCCGGAAAAAGATTTCCTCGGCCAGCGGCGCAAGCAAGACCGCGGTGAGGGGAAGCATCCACGGTAGGGCAAGGTCTTCCGAGAGGGGATCCATATCCGGTTGCATCTCGACATTGAAGACACTGGTGATAATCGCGGAGTAAACTGCCATCAGAATATAGCAGGCGAAGAGCATCCCGCAGCCTATTCCCAGGGTGCTGCCTTCGAATCTCCTGAATCCGATGTCAGGCAGTGTTGCTTTGCGCTGGTGCATGGCAAACCACCAGACGGGCACCAACCAGAGCAGAGTTCCTATGGGAAGCACGATGCTAAGGAAGGTACCGTTTATCTCGTTGTCTTCGGAGAAGCCGACAAAGGCGATGGCAATAACCAGGGGAATGATAATGGTTAACGCTATTCCCATCCCCAATCCCCACCATGCGTCACCGTTGCTCCAGGGAACCTGCCATTCATTCAGAATACGTGAAGGGGTTCCCGGTTTATCTGGAGGTTGCTGAGATGAGGAATCGAGGGGGGCTGCTTGCTGAAAGGCTGCCTTTGCCTCTTCATTTCGTCCGGCAGCTTCCAGAAGAAAGCCTCTCAAATAGTGGGCGTCAGCCCAATCGGGAGCCAGCCGGGCGGCTTGGTCGCATTCGAGAAGGGCGTTGGCTAGGTCATTCTGTTCTCTGTAAGCAGTGGCGCGCTTGAGATGTTCCACAGCCTCTGCTTGCGGGTTAATGAAGGGCCTTTCCATGTCCATTCCATCATAGCATAAACTGGCGTGGACTCCACCGGGTACCCGGACTTGAATTACCTCATCCATTCATCTTACGATAGAAGATCACCTCTTTGAAATCGATTGTCGGTGTTCTTGCCGATTGGAGTCTTTAAGATGGCCATGGGGCGGGAGCGATCTGATGTTCTTTGGGAGATCATCACCAGTTTGAAATAACGACCAGCAAAACATAAAGGCGATAGCACTGTCGATTGTGACTTAGGGAATCTCTGAATAAGTGCTGAATCAAGCGATAATAATGGCAGATTACTTCAAGGAGTTCTGCCGTGATGAATGGACCCAGTTTTGCCAGCTTGGCCTACGACAACAAGAAGAAGAGAACCCGTCGGGAGAAATTTCTGGAAGAGATGGATCGGGTGATTCCCTGGGAAGAATTATTGAAGATCGTCCGGAAGCGCTATCCGAAGAAAGGCAATGGTCGCCAGCCGATGCCGGTGGAGCGGATGCTGCGGATTTACTTTCTGCAGCAATGGTACGGGCTTTCCGATCCGGCGATGGAAGATTCGCTTTATGATATCGAATCGATGAGACGCTTTGCCCGGATCGATCTGGAAGCCGATGTGATACCGGATGAAACCACCATTCTGAACTTTCGGCATTACCTGGAAGAGAATGGGCTGACCGAGAAGATATTCGATAAGACAAAAGGGTATCTGGCTGATAAGGGACTCCTGTTGCGCGAGGGAACGACTGTGGATGCCACTATCATCAACGCACCTCCCTCGACGAAGAACGAAACCCGAACGCGGGACCCGGAGATGAAGCAAACGAAGAAAGGGAACCAGTGGTATTTTGGGATGAAGGCCCATGTAGGAACGGACACCCGGCGGGGATTGGCTCACAGCATTGTGGTAACCCATGCCGCGGTACACGATTCACAAGCGATGGATGATCTGCTCCACGGGGAGGAAAGGGCCGTTTATGGAGACAAGGCTTATTCGAATATTGGGAAAAGCCAGGAGTTTGAATCCCAAGGGATCGAGTGGCACATTGATCGTAAAGGTAGCCCAGGGCATCCGCTGACACCCGTTGACCATGACTGGAATCGCGAGCAGCATCGAACACGGGCCAAAGGGGAACATATCTTTCTGGTGGTCAAGCATCTGTGGGGTTACCGGAAGGTGAGA
It contains:
- a CDS encoding CPBP family glutamic-type intramembrane protease; protein product: MDEVIQVRVPGGVHASLCYDGMDMERPFINPQAEAVEHLKRATAYREQNDLANALLECDQAARLAPDWADAHYLRGFLLEAAGRNEEAKAAFQQAAPLDSSSQQPPDKPGTPSRILNEWQVPWSNGDAWWGLGMGIALTIIIPLVIAIAFVGFSEDNEINGTFLSIVLPIGTLLWLVPVWWFAMHQRKATLPDIGFRRFEGSTLGIGCGMLFACYILMAVYSAIITSVFNVEMQPDMDPLSEDLALPWMLPLTAVLLAPLAEEIFFRGFLFAGLRQRYGWLKAALFSSAIFAAMHLEPYALPPLFLLGFLFAYLYHRGRSIWIPISMHFIVNSIAMIGEFALKSD
- a CDS encoding IS5 family transposase; amino-acid sequence: MNGPSFASLAYDNKKKRTRREKFLEEMDRVIPWEELLKIVRKRYPKKGNGRQPMPVERMLRIYFLQQWYGLSDPAMEDSLYDIESMRRFARIDLEADVIPDETTILNFRHYLEENGLTEKIFDKTKGYLADKGLLLREGTTVDATIINAPPSTKNETRTRDPEMKQTKKGNQWYFGMKAHVGTDTRRGLAHSIVVTHAAVHDSQAMDDLLHGEERAVYGDKAYSNIGKSQEFESQGIEWHIDRKGSPGHPLTPVDHDWNREQHRTRAKGEHIFLVVKHLWGYRKVRYKGLAKNAAQVFSLFALANLYLVRKDLLLMRD